The genomic window GGTTTTCCTGCCACGGGGCGAGTCAGAGCGAACTCCCCTGCCCCGCCCCTGGTCCCTGCGGGGACGACGTGCCGAGAACCGCTTAGGAGTGCGACTGCCATGGCCCAACGGGTCTTCAATTTTTCCGCCGGGCCGGCCGTCATGCCGGTCAAAGTGCTCGAGCAGATTCAACGCGAGATGCTCGCCCTGCCCGGAGTCGGCGCCTCGGTCATGGAGATCAGCCACCGCAGCGGCACGTTCATCGCGATCGCCGAGCAGGCGGAGAAGAACCTCCGCACGTTGCTTGGCATCGGCGACGACTACGCCGTGCTGTTCGTCCAAGGGGGGAGCCGGTTGCAGTTCTCGATGATCCCCATGAACTTGTTGGGGCCGGGGCAGATCGCCGACTACGTCCTCACCGGGTCGTGGGGCAAGTACGCTTTGGACGAGGCCAGGAAGGTCGGCCAGACCAACGTCGCCTGGGACGGCAAAGCGACTCGCTACGATCGCCTCCCTGAGCGCGGCGACCTGAAGCTCGAGCCGCAAGCGGCGTACTGCCATTACACCTCGAACGAGACGATCCAAGGGGTGCAGTTCGCCAGCGAGCCCCAGGTCGGCGACGTGCCGCTGGTCTGCGACGCGTCGAGCGACTTCCTGAGCCGGCCTCTCGACTTGCGCAAGTACGGCCTGCTGTACGCCTGTGCTCAGAAGAACGCCGGCGTCTCAGGCGTCACTGCGGTGATTATCCGTAAGGATCTCCTCAAGCGAAGCGATCCCAAGCTGCCCGGGTATCTCAATTACGACGTCCACGCGCAGAACGACTCGATGTGGAACACGCCTCCCACTTTTGCCGTCTACGTGCTGGGGCTTGTGACGCAGTGGCTCATCGAGGACTGCGGCGGGTTGGCGGGGATTGAAAAGCTGAACCGCGAGAAGGCGACGCTGCTCTACGACGTGCTCGACCAGAGCCCCGAGTTCTACCAGGGGCACGCCCGGCCGGAGGTTCGCTCGCAGATGAACGTCACCTTCCGGCTCCCCAGCGACGAACTGACTGACAAGTTCGTCGCCGAGGCGAAGTCTCGCGGGCTCACCGATCTCAAAGGCCATCGCAGCGTCGGCGGCATTCGGGCGTCGATCTACAACGCGATGCCGCTGGAGGGAGTCGAGCGGTTGCGCGACTTCATGACCGAGTTCCGCGACGCGAACGTCGGTTCGGCCCGCCAAGCCGTAGCGGCGAAGTGACAATTCGCGTGGCGTCGCCGGCGAGTTTGAACTCGCGGCTCATGTCGATTCCCTCACCCCTCGCATTTCGCCCCTGCCATGCCCTCCGTAATCGTCCTGGATACGCTCTCGCCCGAAGGTCTCGCGCTGCTCGACGCGGCCGAGGGGATCACCTACGAGGTTCGCACGGGACTGAAGGGGGCTGAATTGCGCGAGGCGCTCGCCCAGTTCGACGGGGCGATCTGCCGCAGCGGGGTGAAGATCACTGCCGAGTCGCTCGAAGGCAACCGCCGGCTCAAGGCGATTGTGCGGGCCGGCGTCGGGACCGACAACATCGACAGCGCCGCCGCCACCCGCGCCGGCGTTGTCGTGATGAACACCCCCGCGGGGAACACGATCAGCACGGCCGAGCATGCGTTCGCGCTGCTCTTGGCTCTGTCGCGCAATATCGCCCCGGCGTACCAGGGGCTCGTCGAGCATCGCTGGGATCGCAACAAGTACATGGGCGCCCAGGTCTCAGGCAAGACGCTGGGGGTCGTCGGTCTGGGACGCATCGGGCTGGCCGTCGCCAAGCGCGCCCTGGCGTTCGAGATGAAGGTGCTCGGGTTCGATCCGTTCATGTCCAAGGATCGGGCCCGCGATCTGGGGATCGAACTGGTCGACACGGTTGACGAGATGCTTCCCAAGATCGACTATCTGACAGTCCACACCCCGCTGACCGACGAGACGCGGAACCTGATCGACATGCCGCAGCTTGAGCGGATCAAGCCGGGCGTGCGGCTGGTGAATGCGGCTCGCGGCGGGATCTACAATGAGGCTGCGCTGATCGAGGGGCTCAAGAGCGGGCGGATCGCAGGGGTCGCTCTCGACGTCTACGCCAGCGAGCCGTGCACCGACAGCCCGCTTTTCGGCATGCCGGGCGTGGTCTGTACGCCTCATCTGGGAGCGAGCACCGAGGAAGCCCAAACGCAAGTGGCCGTCGAGGCGGTCGGGCTGCTGACCGACTATCTGCTGCACGGGCAGATTCGCAATGCGGTCAACGTATCGCCGCTCGACCCGGCGACGATCGCCTCGTTGGGCGGTTATCTGGACGTGGCGTACCGGCTGGGCCGACTGGTCGCAGGACTGCAGTCGCGGGGGCTGAACACGATCCGGCTCAACTACCGCGGCGAGATCGCCTCCCGCGACACGAAGGTCCTCACCGCCGCGTTCGCCTCGGGGTTGCTCGAGGGCGCCCTCGATCAGGAGGTCAATCTGGTCAACGCCGCCGTCCTGCTCGCCGAGCGGGGGATCGAGCTCGCCGTGCAAAGCTGCGGCGACATGGGGGCGTTCCGCTCGTCGATGAAGGTCGACGTCGACCTAGCCGACGGCAAGCGCCATTCGGCCACAGGGGCCGTGTTCGGGCAGTCGATGCCGCGGCTTGTGGCGATCGACGGCTACCGACTCGAAGCGTATCTCGACGGGTGCATCCTGATCTTCTCGCACAAGGACGTTCCGGGGATCATCGGCGCCGTCGGGACGATCTTCGGTCAGCACGGCGTGAACATCGGTCAGATGGCGGTCGGCCGCGCCGGCGATCAGCCGGGGGGGGACGCCGTGGGCATCCTCAATCTCGACGGCGAACCG from Pirellulales bacterium includes these protein-coding regions:
- the serC gene encoding 3-phosphoserine/phosphohydroxythreonine transaminase produces the protein MAQRVFNFSAGPAVMPVKVLEQIQREMLALPGVGASVMEISHRSGTFIAIAEQAEKNLRTLLGIGDDYAVLFVQGGSRLQFSMIPMNLLGPGQIADYVLTGSWGKYALDEARKVGQTNVAWDGKATRYDRLPERGDLKLEPQAAYCHYTSNETIQGVQFASEPQVGDVPLVCDASSDFLSRPLDLRKYGLLYACAQKNAGVSGVTAVIIRKDLLKRSDPKLPGYLNYDVHAQNDSMWNTPPTFAVYVLGLVTQWLIEDCGGLAGIEKLNREKATLLYDVLDQSPEFYQGHARPEVRSQMNVTFRLPSDELTDKFVAEAKSRGLTDLKGHRSVGGIRASIYNAMPLEGVERLRDFMTEFRDANVGSARQAVAAK
- the serA gene encoding phosphoglycerate dehydrogenase, whose amino-acid sequence is MPSVIVLDTLSPEGLALLDAAEGITYEVRTGLKGAELREALAQFDGAICRSGVKITAESLEGNRRLKAIVRAGVGTDNIDSAAATRAGVVVMNTPAGNTISTAEHAFALLLALSRNIAPAYQGLVEHRWDRNKYMGAQVSGKTLGVVGLGRIGLAVAKRALAFEMKVLGFDPFMSKDRARDLGIELVDTVDEMLPKIDYLTVHTPLTDETRNLIDMPQLERIKPGVRLVNAARGGIYNEAALIEGLKSGRIAGVALDVYASEPCTDSPLFGMPGVVCTPHLGASTEEAQTQVAVEAVGLLTDYLLHGQIRNAVNVSPLDPATIASLGGYLDVAYRLGRLVAGLQSRGLNTIRLNYRGEIASRDTKVLTAAFASGLLEGALDQEVNLVNAAVLLAERGIELAVQSCGDMGAFRSSMKVDVDLADGKRHSATGAVFGQSMPRLVAIDGYRLEAYLDGCILIFSHKDVPGIIGAVGTIFGQHGVNIGQMAVGRAGDQPGGDAVGILNLDGEPSAEALDAMRALPAITGATVIHLPPPGTRPAWMGA